One region of Danio rerio strain Tuebingen ecotype United States chromosome 5, GRCz12tu, whole genome shotgun sequence genomic DNA includes:
- the ajm1 gene encoding apical junction component 1 homolog, with translation MTRTDPPDILVSTVYQDVKVSSLSTHSKACHPSKQCDSPSVSKLENTRKKSKNKKRHCRSFDTESMDKLRYHTIAMEYPYRRAERYAANPEVAWNALGRQQGHGLHRFSSPDIFSYRLTSQPTAAEMPAEIAVTEQKRRTRSRSASRVQTSLTPVSFDASPPVARRGREAQRAHRNSQPRPEVSPRRESSYGATRAHVNEVHPVKLQPQRSDTSRYSPVYVPEGYDEGRPEKPATSPHVRCRVDIKPDESAMQQGGRKAATPQVDIPWQKYPGSGSRSLTVPRHFSTSRTPTPTESYMGEYRQAYQYSQSMPNSYMQPMEIPLQKVVSPREPREHYGRERRAHSSPNVPTKFFYAEDLGKYGSSAPSRTYYQDDRYSIPSQPYSPKVQYVQDPRTHIVHTVPTRPYYTEVDPYHYSGQHVYAKSYAASEPGAYIIQTPPGRTLYGDDPRTYQIQTAPPRIFYMADPYTPQMEHHIPAKAYYTEGRRHARVVQPQSEDWYGSDVSGYSSHYPSSYVSQITPTRARQEPKLTTWYANPCMEPAKTVTDPRSYSRSWDNILDTHVEREQPVPRGKSDENLLCQGAQTSSERPKPVVVNLSSSPRRYAALSLSENSLIDKSPTEAMSSSSKLWFVTPEITITDNDIRQGNLGKPEARSASWDVLDSKSAQNQEAPQRDAKSRSGESTKEKTHSSTSLQQSLEQLDELLADLVIDYKPPARRTSEDLLDQLKKLIDEEEAVSSARKDSTPGSESGMPLDKQPTSIKIDPDTLRDTDGSCDGLRSTEECSPDQSPDEDDTMMCSNNKCRRTETLFNACLYFKSCHSCYTYYCSRNCRREDWDIHKESCLYGRIGSVCRHIIKHCRETTEVHKAFSRIAKVGYLSRGRGVLFLGFPNPGSSTNFLQFGLESLLMSPTYLSLRELESFKDNLGEYCKELQEAGKEYDPNECFLLNVSIAVGDQVPDGPSPRVQAPTVRKFAKVALASYSPEKKVHRKESDMETLILTPPPGMADIDKEGEEGRKAREICFINIQRELRIRGVFLRHEYPNVYQKLCEFVENNRRFTPTTIYPIDKRTGKQFMCMIMAASEPRTLDWVANPHLLDDII, from the coding sequence ATGACACGCACAGATCCACCTGACATACTAGTATCAACTGTGTATCAAGATGTCAAAGTGAGTTCCCTCTCAACCCACTCCAAAGCCTGTCATCCCTCAAAACAATGTGATTCCCCATCTGTCAGCAAACTGGAGAACACtcgaaaaaaaagcaaaaacaaaaagagGCACTGCCGTAGCTTTGACACTGAGTCTATGGACAAACTCCGATATCATACAATAGCAATGGAGTACCCATACAGAAGGGCTGAAAGATACGCGGCCAATCCAGAGGTTGCCTGGAACGCCTTAGGTCGCCAACAAGGGCATGGACTCCACCGGTTTTCTTCCCCAGACATATTTAGCTACCGTCTCACCTCACAGCCAACGGCTGCTGAGATGCCTGCTGAAATTGCGGTGACGGAACAAAAGCGGAGGACTAGATCTAGAAGTGCCTCACGGGTTCAGACCAGCCTAACTCCTGTATCTTTTGATGCTTCCCCGCCAGTGGCAAGAAGGGGTCGGGAGGCTCAAAGGGCACACAGAAACAGTCAGCCAAGGCCAGAAGTTTCCCCAAGAAGAGAGTCTTCCTATGGTGCCACGCGAGCACATGTAAACGAAGTACACCCTGTCAAACTGCAGCCGCAAAGGAGTGATACAAGCAGGTATTCCCCTGTATATGTGCCTGAAGGTTATGATGAAGGAAGGCCAGAAAAGCCTGCCACTAGTCCTCATGTTCGGTGCCGGGTAGACATCAAACCAGATGAGTCGGCCATGCAGCAAGGTGGCCGAAAGGCAGCTACACCCCAAGTGGACATACCTTGGCAGAAGTATCCAGGCAGTGGCAGTAGGAGTCTGACAGTGCCTCGCCATTTCTCCACTTCAAGAACTCCAACTCCAACTGAATCCTACATGGGAGAATACAGGCAGGCGTACCAGTATTCCCAAAGTATGCCAAATAGCTACATGCAGCCTATGGAGATCCCTTTACAAAAGGTGGTCTCACCACGGGAGCCAAGGGAACACTATGGACGGGAACGAAGGGCTCATTCAAGCCCCAATGTGCCAACTAAATTCTTCTATGCAGAGGACTTAGGGAAGTATGGATCTTCAGCGCCATCAAGGACTTATTATCAAGATGACCGATACAGCATTCCTAGCCAACCCTACTCACCTAAGGTACAATATGTACAGGATCCAAGGACTCACATTGTTCATACTGTACCAACCCGGCCATATTATACAGAAGTCGACCCCTACCATTACTCTGGACAACATGTGTATGCGAAATCCTATGCTGCAAGTGAACCAGGGGCGTATATAATTCAGACACCTCCAGGAAGGACTTTATATGGCGATGACCCAAGGACATATCAGATTCAAACAGCCCCTCCTCGGATCTTCTACATGGCTGACCCCTACACTCCACAAATGGAGCATCATATTCCAGCCAAGGCATATTACACTGAAGGAAGACGACATGCCCGTGTTGTGCAGCCACAATCTGAGGACTGGTACGGCTCAGATGTTTCTGGCTACTCTAGCCATTACCCGTCCTCTTATGTCTCACAGATTACTCCCACAAGAGCTAGGCAAGAGCCAAAGCTCACAACTTGGTATGCCAATCCATGTATGGAGCCAGCAAAAACCGTAACAGACCCAAGATCGTATTCAAGATCTTGGGATAACATCTTAGATACCCACGTAGAACGGGAGCAGCCTGTACCTCGAGGGAAAAGTGATGAGAATCTCCTTTGTCAAGGGGCACAAACTTCAAGCGAAAGACCAAAACCTGTGGTTGTCAACCTTTCCAGCTCACCAAGGCGTTACGCTGCACTGTCATTATCAGAAAACTCTTTGATTGACAAAAGTCCAACCGAGGCCATGAGCTCCTCAAGTAAACTGTGGTTTGTCACACCTGAAATTACAATCACGGACAATGATATCAGACAGGGCAATCTTGGCAAACCAGAAGCACGCTCTGCAAGTTGGGATGTGCTAGATTCAAAAAGTGCCCAAAATCAAGAAGCACCTCAACGTGACGCAAAATCCCGCTCTGGAGAGTCTACCAAAGAGAAAACGCACAGCAGCACATCCCTACAGCAAAGCTTAGAGCAACTCGACGAGCTTTTAGCTGACCTTGTCATCGATTACAAACCTCCAGCTAGGAGGACCAGCGAAGATTTGCTTGATCAACTCAAAAAGCTGATTGATGAAGAAGAAGCGGTATCTTCAGCAAGAAAAGATTCGACTCCAGGTTCTGAAAGCGGCATGCCCCTTGACAAACAACCCACGTCAATAAAGATAGATCCTGACACACTAAGAGACACCGATGGGAGTTGTGATGGGCTGAGAAGTACAGAGGAGTGCTCCCCTGACCAGAGTCCAGATGAGGACGACACAATGATGTGTTCAAACAATAAATGCCGTCGGACTGAGACCTTGTTTAATGCCTGCCTCTACTTTAAATCCTGCCACAGCTGCTATACCTACTACTGCTCTCGCAATTGCCGCCGTGAGGACTGGGATATCCACAAAGAGAGTTGCCTGTATGGGAGAATCGGAAGCGTGTGTCGCCACATTATTAAGCACTGTCGAGAAACCACAGAGGTCCACAAAGCTTTCTCCCGTATAGCCAAAGTGGGATACCTGTCTCGGGGCAGGGGGGTCTTGTTTTTGGGATTCCCAAATCCAGGTTCATCCACAAATTTCCTTCAATTTGGACTGGAAAGTCTGCTCATGTCACCAACATACCTATCTCTCCGCGAGCTGGAGAGCTTCAAGGATAACCTTGGGGAATATTGCAAGGAGCTCCAAGAGGCGGGGAAGGAATATGACCCAAATGAATGTTTTCTCTTGAATGTATCCATTGCTGTTGGTGATCAAGTGCCTGACGGACCATCGCCAAGGGTCCAAGCCCCAACCGTCAGGAAATTTGCCAAGGTTGCTCTCGCCTCATACAGCCCAGAAAAAAAAGTCCATCGGAAGGAAAGTGACATGGAGACTTTGATCCTGACCCCTCCACCAGGTATGGCTGACATTGACAAGGAAGGCGAGGAAGGAAGGAAAGCCAGGGAGATCTGCTTCATCAACATTCAGCGGGAGTTGAGGATACGTGGGGTGTTTCTTCGCCACGAGTATCCCAATGTCTATCAAAAGCTCTGTGAGTTTGTTGAGAACAACAGGAGGTTCACGCCAACTACTATTTACCCTATTGATAAAAGGACCGGCAAGCAGTTTATGTGCATGATAATGGCAGCCTCTGAGCCACGAACTTTGGACTGGGTAGCGAACCCACATCTCCTAGatgacattatttaa